One region of Peribacillus simplex genomic DNA includes:
- a CDS encoding class I SAM-dependent methyltransferase, whose translation MKASYYHTITLMGNMLEQANIPYQYTGRPALFVQGVDIDNYENIVIDVQWDLFDEALDLFSEYSPTKPEKSPETASFQMDVEGISVTVHCRFNTTIKTDPYRLSIKMGDMEVWCRSLYSYLYDEEMRRYSAEIHAYLFAEQKGFTAENEQAWNQNNYLALINRYGNPAELASKIKQNPKWRLHPFYKYMGDISGKKITHLMGSNGVKAVAMAILGATVKVVDFSQENATFANELANGSDVSIEYIVSDVLSLPSEHESGNQDLILMELGVLHYLIDLQPLFEKIKSMLKPGGRFVLHEFHPISTKLITSNGKKHKITGNYFAPAIENNEVAFSKHMPDEEKGSLSRVVQRKWTIGELITSIGQSGLVIKVLEEEPNHKIHDIGLPKTYTLVAERV comes from the coding sequence ATGAAGGCAAGTTATTATCATACAATCACATTAATGGGGAACATGTTGGAACAAGCTAATATTCCTTATCAATATACAGGTCGACCTGCTCTGTTCGTGCAAGGAGTGGATATTGATAATTATGAGAACATCGTCATTGATGTACAATGGGATCTTTTTGATGAGGCATTAGACCTTTTTTCCGAATACTCCCCGACAAAGCCTGAAAAAAGTCCTGAGACTGCCTCTTTTCAAATGGATGTCGAGGGGATTTCTGTCACTGTCCACTGCAGGTTTAACACGACCATTAAAACTGACCCTTATCGTTTGTCAATAAAGATGGGGGATATGGAGGTATGGTGCAGGTCGTTGTACAGTTATTTATACGATGAAGAAATGAGAAGGTACAGTGCCGAGATTCATGCTTACTTATTTGCCGAGCAGAAAGGGTTCACAGCGGAAAATGAACAGGCGTGGAACCAGAATAATTACTTAGCGCTTATCAATCGTTATGGAAATCCTGCGGAACTGGCATCGAAAATCAAGCAAAACCCAAAATGGAGACTGCACCCTTTTTATAAATATATGGGGGACATATCCGGTAAAAAAATCACTCATTTGATGGGGTCGAACGGTGTCAAAGCAGTTGCGATGGCCATATTGGGAGCCACAGTGAAAGTTGTTGATTTTTCCCAGGAAAACGCAACGTTTGCAAATGAGCTGGCAAATGGGTCCGATGTCTCCATCGAGTATATTGTTTCAGATGTGCTTTCATTACCGTCGGAACATGAATCAGGGAATCAGGATTTGATCTTAATGGAGCTTGGCGTGCTTCACTATTTAATCGATCTCCAGCCGTTATTTGAAAAAATTAAATCGATGTTGAAACCCGGAGGCCGATTCGTACTGCATGAATTTCACCCGATTTCAACAAAGCTCATTACTTCGAATGGCAAAAAACATAAGATAACAGGAAACTATTTTGCCCCGGCAATCGAAAATAATGAGGTCGCTTTTTCCAAGCATATGCCGGATGAGGAAAAAGGGAGCCTTTCAAGGGTTGTACAGCGTAAATGGACAATCGGGGAACTTATAACGTCAATAGGTCAATCAGGGCTTGTTATTAAAGTACTCGAGGAAGAACCGAATCATAAAATCCACGATATTGGACTTCCGAAAACATATACATTGGTGGCGGAACGAGTTTAA
- a CDS encoding phosphotransferase, which translates to MEKPWLAEYPVSLELAGKLIMLQFPEIELKEIKQLGEGFDNTVIQINGQFVFRFPRRPIAVTLIQLENQLLPSIAGTFPLDIPEPIFFGKPSTLYPYPFTGYKMVKGHLPVEGTKAKKAESAKRFAHFLKVVHRFPVERAKHLGVQPDGMMRLDVSYRKKSLMENVSNLIKLGYFEQADAVKDFVGGLGELGAPQPSSLVHGDIHIRNVLLDDEGVLTGIIDWGDVHIGNPAIDLSFLYSYFPREARRGFFEIYGEIEKETESLARFRAIYMLVTLLVYGIDRHDEELIAITSTGLKFAIEE; encoded by the coding sequence GTGGAAAAGCCTTGGTTGGCAGAATATCCAGTTTCGTTGGAGCTTGCAGGAAAATTGATCATGCTGCAGTTTCCGGAAATTGAGTTGAAAGAGATCAAGCAGCTTGGGGAGGGGTTCGATAATACGGTCATACAAATCAATGGGCAATTTGTATTCCGTTTCCCTCGCCGCCCTATTGCAGTTACGTTGATTCAGTTGGAAAATCAGCTTTTGCCTTCAATTGCAGGGACTTTTCCGCTTGATATCCCTGAACCAATCTTTTTTGGGAAACCAAGTACACTATATCCTTATCCTTTTACCGGTTATAAAATGGTAAAGGGACACTTGCCTGTAGAAGGAACAAAAGCAAAGAAGGCTGAATCGGCAAAAAGATTTGCCCATTTTTTGAAAGTTGTTCACCGTTTCCCTGTGGAAAGGGCTAAGCATTTAGGTGTACAGCCTGATGGGATGATGAGGCTTGATGTATCCTATCGCAAGAAGTCGCTAATGGAAAATGTCTCAAATCTAATAAAGCTAGGATACTTTGAACAAGCTGATGCGGTTAAAGATTTTGTTGGAGGGCTAGGCGAGTTGGGTGCTCCGCAACCGAGTTCACTCGTTCACGGAGACATTCATATCCGAAATGTTTTACTTGATGACGAAGGCGTTCTTACAGGTATCATTGATTGGGGAGATGTGCATATCGGAAACCCTGCCATTGATTTATCCTTTTTATATAGTTATTTCCCAAGAGAAGCGCGCCGAGGCTTTTTTGAAATCTATGGTGAAATCGAAAAAGAAACGGAGAGCTTAGCCAGGTTCAGAGCAATATATATGCTTGTTACATTACTCGTTTATGGCATTGACCGCCATGATGAAGAGCTGATAGCCATTACGAGTACCGGTTTGAAATTTGCTATAGAAGAATAA
- a CDS encoding ABC-F family ATP-binding cassette domain-containing protein, protein MSLLSIDKLAHSFGDRTLFKDVSFRLMAGEHVGLVGANGVGKSTMMNIITGQLIHDDGRVEWTPGVEYGYLDQHTILSKGKSIRDVLRDAYLPLFEQEKALNEVTEKMGTATPEELEELLEQMGEIQDKLEAGGFYNLDIKIEEAARGLGLDAIGLDRDVSALSGGQRTKVLLAKLLLEQPEVLLLDEPTNYLDVEHIRWLSSYLKEYPNAFLLISHDTEFMNGVVDVIFHLEFSKLTRYTATYEKFLELAELNKNQHINAYEKQREFIKKQEDFIAKNKARYSTTGRAKSRQKQLNRMERIDRPETAMKPTFDFKESRASSRYVFEGEDLEIGYDRPLLPKLSMTIERGEKIAVVGCNGVGKSTLLKTILGKIDPLGGKRSLGDFLFSSYFEQEVKAGNTTPIDEVWNAFPHLDQPQVRAILARVGLKNEHITRPMSHLSGGEQSKVRLCKLMLTESNWLLFDEPTNHLDVVAKEELKRALKEYKGTIVLVCHEPDFYEDWVTKVWDVEEWSAQN, encoded by the coding sequence ATGAGCTTACTTTCTATAGATAAATTAGCACACAGCTTTGGCGACCGCACCTTATTCAAGGATGTTTCCTTCCGCCTGATGGCCGGCGAACATGTTGGTCTGGTCGGGGCAAATGGTGTCGGAAAGTCAACGATGATGAATATCATTACAGGACAGCTTATCCATGATGATGGCCGGGTGGAATGGACACCTGGTGTCGAATATGGATATCTAGATCAGCATACGATACTTTCTAAAGGTAAATCGATTCGCGACGTCTTAAGGGATGCATACTTACCTTTATTCGAGCAGGAAAAAGCATTGAATGAAGTAACAGAGAAAATGGGGACAGCCACTCCAGAAGAACTTGAAGAACTCTTGGAACAAATGGGTGAAATCCAGGACAAGCTTGAAGCCGGTGGTTTTTACAATCTGGATATTAAAATTGAAGAAGCGGCACGCGGTTTAGGGTTGGATGCAATCGGATTGGACCGTGACGTTTCTGCCCTAAGCGGTGGACAACGGACAAAAGTTTTACTAGCCAAGTTACTTTTGGAACAACCTGAAGTACTGCTCCTTGATGAACCGACGAACTACTTGGATGTAGAGCATATCCGCTGGCTGAGCAGCTACCTAAAGGAATATCCTAATGCTTTCTTATTGATTTCGCATGATACCGAGTTCATGAACGGCGTCGTCGACGTCATTTTCCATCTTGAATTTTCAAAACTGACCCGTTACACTGCAACTTATGAAAAATTCCTTGAGCTTGCCGAATTGAATAAAAATCAGCACATCAATGCCTATGAAAAACAGCGTGAATTCATTAAAAAGCAAGAAGATTTCATTGCAAAAAATAAAGCCCGCTACTCAACGACCGGTCGGGCAAAGAGCCGTCAAAAGCAATTGAATCGCATGGAACGTATCGATCGTCCAGAAACTGCAATGAAACCTACCTTTGACTTTAAAGAATCACGTGCGAGCAGCCGTTATGTATTTGAAGGTGAGGATTTGGAAATTGGATATGACCGCCCATTGCTTCCGAAGTTGTCCATGACAATCGAACGGGGAGAAAAAATTGCCGTGGTCGGCTGTAATGGAGTTGGAAAATCCACTCTTTTAAAAACGATTTTGGGTAAAATTGATCCTCTAGGCGGCAAAAGATCACTTGGCGATTTCCTTTTTTCTTCTTATTTTGAACAGGAAGTCAAAGCAGGCAATACGACGCCGATCGATGAAGTGTGGAATGCATTTCCGCATCTAGACCAACCACAGGTACGTGCCATTCTTGCCCGTGTCGGTCTGAAAAACGAGCACATTACACGTCCAATGAGTCATTTAAGCGGTGGTGAACAATCAAAAGTACGTCTGTGTAAACTTATGCTTACCGAAAGCAATTGGCTGTTATTCGATGAACCGACTAACCATTTGGATGTCGTTGCAAAAGAAGAACTGAAACGTGCATTGAAAGAGTATAAAGGAACGATTGTCCTCGTATGCCATGAACCTGACTTCTATGAAGATTGGGTTACCAAAGTATGGGATGTAGAAGAATGGTCGGCTCAAAATTAA
- a CDS encoding FAD-dependent oxidoreductase, which translates to MTDKNTNLPQFPEPYWRSALTFPSFSKLDKDITTDVLIVGGGITGITSAYLLAKQGIKVTLIEAGEILTGTTGHTTAKITAQHGLIYDQLITEHGEEKAKLYYEANVDGMKLIKDLVEEHSIECNLTAQDAYVYANTDEYKSKVQNELKAYQKLGIRGDYAESIPFSIPCKAAVIMKDQAQFHPLKYLTALISKILEAGGTIYERTTAMKIEDGDPPTVQTDTGYTIKSNQVIVASHFPFNDETGLYFARVYVKRSYVLGIKTDQEYPGGMYYSADNPTRSLRYTELENGEKLILVGGEGHKTGQGISTIEHYEALKDFSSQYFDVTDIPYRWSAQDIMSPDNIPFVGPVTSNHQNVLIATGYAKWGMTNGSIAAKILTDHILQRDNRYAELYAPSRLKGLKNIVQVNADVAKHLIKGKLATILKTPEDLGIDEGAIVKVNGDKAGCYRDHDGQLHIVDSTCTHMGCEVAWNSGDRTWDCPCHSSRYSITGEVLNGPAVEPLKKIR; encoded by the coding sequence ATGACTGATAAAAATACAAACCTTCCTCAATTTCCGGAACCCTATTGGCGCAGTGCGTTAACTTTCCCTTCGTTTTCTAAACTAGATAAAGATATAACCACTGATGTTTTAATAGTAGGCGGCGGAATAACTGGAATCACTTCAGCTTATCTATTGGCTAAACAAGGCATTAAAGTCACCCTGATTGAGGCAGGCGAAATCCTTACTGGAACAACCGGACACACTACAGCAAAAATAACAGCCCAGCATGGACTGATTTATGACCAGTTGATCACCGAACATGGAGAAGAGAAGGCCAAACTCTATTATGAAGCGAATGTAGATGGAATGAAATTAATCAAAGACTTGGTAGAAGAACATTCCATTGAATGTAATTTGACTGCACAGGATGCCTATGTTTACGCGAACACTGATGAATATAAAAGCAAAGTCCAAAATGAACTGAAAGCCTATCAAAAGCTTGGCATTCGGGGGGATTATGCAGAGAGTATCCCTTTCTCCATTCCTTGTAAAGCTGCAGTGATAATGAAAGATCAAGCACAGTTCCATCCGTTAAAATATTTAACTGCCCTCATCTCCAAGATTCTTGAAGCTGGAGGGACAATCTATGAACGGACAACGGCCATGAAGATTGAAGACGGCGACCCTCCGACCGTTCAAACCGATACTGGATATACAATCAAAAGCAATCAGGTAATCGTTGCCTCCCACTTCCCTTTCAATGATGAAACGGGCTTATACTTTGCCCGTGTTTATGTAAAAAGGTCCTATGTACTTGGAATTAAGACTGATCAGGAATATCCAGGTGGGATGTATTACAGTGCAGACAACCCTACCCGATCCCTTCGCTATACGGAATTGGAAAATGGGGAAAAACTTATACTTGTCGGCGGGGAAGGCCATAAAACAGGCCAGGGAATCTCGACTATCGAGCATTATGAGGCCTTAAAGGACTTCAGTTCCCAATATTTCGATGTTACGGATATTCCATATCGCTGGTCGGCACAAGATATTATGTCACCGGATAATATCCCCTTCGTCGGTCCAGTGACATCCAATCATCAAAACGTTCTAATTGCAACGGGTTATGCAAAATGGGGTATGACGAATGGATCGATTGCCGCTAAAATCTTGACTGACCATATTTTGCAAAGGGATAACCGGTATGCAGAATTGTATGCCCCTTCCCGTTTAAAAGGCTTGAAGAATATAGTTCAAGTTAATGCTGATGTAGCGAAACATTTGATAAAAGGCAAATTGGCCACCATTCTTAAAACGCCAGAAGACTTAGGCATTGATGAAGGGGCAATCGTGAAGGTCAATGGAGACAAGGCTGGGTGCTACCGAGATCATGATGGTCAGCTGCATATTGTCGATTCCACATGTACCCATATGGGGTGTGAGGTTGCATGGAACAGCGGCGACCGTACCTGGGACTGCCCATGCCATTCCTCCCGTTACTCTATAACCGGGGAAGTATTAAATGGTCCTGCCGTCGAACCATTGAAAAAAATACGCTAA
- a CDS encoding FAD-dependent oxidoreductase — translation MKVTLIDAGEILNGTTGRDTPQHGLIYDQLITEHGEEKAKLYYEANADGMKLIKDLVEEHSIECNLTAMDTYIHANTDEYKSKIQKELKAYRN, via the coding sequence ATTAAAGTTACACTGATTGATGCTGGCGAAATCCTTAATGGAACAACGGGACGGGACACACCACAGCATGGCCTGATTTACGACCAGTTGATCACCGAACATGGAGAAGAGAAGGCCAAACTCTATTATGAAGCTAATGCAGATGGAATGAAATTAATCAAAGACTTGGTAGAAGAACATTCCATTGAATGTAATTTGACTGCAATGGATACCTATATTCACGCGAATACTGATGAATATAAAAGTAAAATTCAAAAAGAACTAAAAGCCTATCGAAACTAG
- a CDS encoding YwbE family protein: MNGKNRKDITPGASVDIILKADQRSGKLTSGTVKDILTNSSSHPHGIKVRLTDGQVGRVQVIHK, translated from the coding sequence ATGAACGGTAAAAATCGGAAAGACATTACCCCTGGTGCCTCAGTGGACATTATACTTAAAGCAGATCAACGCAGCGGAAAACTGACAAGCGGAACTGTAAAGGATATTTTAACCAACTCCAGCAGTCACCCTCATGGAATTAAAGTAAGATTGACTGATGGCCAGGTTGGCAGGGTTCAAGTCATTCATAAGTAA
- a CDS encoding SIMPL domain-containing protein yields the protein MNQEYNAPDRDYYRNDEHTLRVSGSETLQAAPDQAIITLGVITEDKDPQKAQQANSQAIANVIASLKSAGIPEEQLKTSDYRIDPQYDYIDGKELFKNYKVQHMIQAQTTDIEKIGSIIDTAVRSGANSITSIRFSLSNPEAYYNRALSLALKKAYEKALSMARTIGISLNPIPNQVDEVSETTTPIHFQTSTFSKMASTPIQPGELNITASVRVVYTY from the coding sequence ATGAATCAAGAATATAATGCCCCCGATAGGGATTATTACCGCAATGATGAACATACATTAAGAGTTTCCGGCTCAGAGACGCTTCAAGCTGCCCCGGATCAAGCCATAATCACCCTTGGAGTCATAACAGAGGATAAGGACCCGCAAAAGGCCCAGCAGGCCAATTCCCAAGCAATCGCGAATGTCATCGCATCACTTAAATCCGCTGGCATACCCGAAGAGCAATTGAAAACGAGTGATTATAGAATCGATCCACAATATGATTATATCGACGGAAAGGAATTGTTCAAGAACTATAAAGTCCAGCACATGATCCAAGCCCAAACGACAGACATCGAAAAAATAGGCAGCATTATCGACACGGCAGTCAGAAGCGGTGCCAATTCGATCACAAGCATCCGCTTTTCCTTATCCAATCCAGAAGCATATTATAACCGGGCACTTTCGCTCGCTTTAAAAAAGGCATACGAAAAGGCACTCTCCATGGCTCGAACAATAGGAATCTCATTGAATCCAATCCCTAATCAAGTTGACGAAGTATCAGAAACCACGACGCCCATCCATTTCCAAACGAGCACCTTTTCAAAAATGGCATCCACCCCGATCCAGCCTGGAGAATTGAATATCACCGCCTCAGTCAGGGTGGTGTACACGTATTAA
- a CDS encoding ParM/StbA family protein: MSSRIAAVDVGNDAIKAIFGKLESELYIPNVIAKDIEDRPVIGIEELNEKNPLEGIHIRVHSPALQDNNAIYRVGNLATKSDNPTELDLGSSKSEEDQTLVMLFAALALDAAKLGDNDTFKKVNNVVEANYTLGTGLPLREVKEGKDVGYRSKLLGSVHQVEFLITPKYQGIKVNIKFDEVKVYPEGFAAYINLVMDKDLNIINRELIDRRILIQDIGGLSTDIAVIKNRKVDDDKAQGFNLGVAEALESIREEIRKKHGVELDSRRDVVEIITKKNDRNHIMVRGSRTSVHDIVDRILGELAKKQYRHLRNVWQKNSQTEICYFVGGGSIVLKDYLKTLNQNFDGYNIDFFEDERESVWMMANAYYKLISDFKRRNAKEQNQSQQKKKEQRTGSIK; encoded by the coding sequence ATGAGTTCTAGAATCGCAGCAGTAGACGTAGGAAATGATGCTATCAAAGCTATTTTTGGAAAGCTAGAGTCTGAACTATATATACCGAATGTCATTGCAAAAGACATAGAGGACCGTCCGGTCATTGGGATTGAGGAACTTAATGAAAAAAACCCATTGGAAGGGATTCATATTAGGGTCCATTCACCGGCTCTGCAAGACAATAATGCGATTTATCGCGTTGGGAACTTGGCGACAAAAAGTGATAATCCTACAGAACTGGATTTAGGAAGCAGTAAATCGGAAGAAGATCAAACATTAGTCATGCTTTTTGCGGCTCTTGCATTAGACGCTGCCAAGTTGGGGGACAACGATACATTCAAAAAAGTGAATAATGTTGTGGAAGCCAACTATACGCTTGGAACAGGTTTGCCACTTCGGGAGGTTAAAGAAGGTAAAGACGTCGGGTACCGCTCGAAATTACTTGGTTCAGTCCACCAGGTGGAATTTTTAATTACTCCTAAATACCAAGGCATTAAGGTTAATATCAAATTCGATGAAGTGAAAGTCTATCCAGAAGGCTTCGCTGCATACATAAATTTGGTCATGGATAAAGATTTGAATATCATTAACCGTGAATTAATAGATAGAAGAATACTCATTCAGGATATCGGTGGATTATCGACAGATATCGCGGTCATTAAAAACCGTAAAGTTGACGATGACAAAGCTCAAGGATTCAATTTGGGAGTAGCTGAAGCCCTTGAATCGATTCGTGAAGAAATCAGGAAGAAACATGGTGTCGAGCTGGATAGCAGACGCGACGTCGTTGAAATCATCACGAAGAAAAATGATCGCAATCATATTATGGTTCGCGGAAGCCGGACTAGTGTCCATGATATCGTTGACCGTATTTTGGGAGAACTGGCCAAAAAGCAATATCGCCACCTGCGCAATGTATGGCAAAAAAATTCCCAAACGGAAATCTGCTATTTCGTAGGCGGGGGATCAATTGTCCTGAAAGATTACTTGAAAACATTGAATCAAAATTTCGATGGCTACAATATAGACTTTTTCGAAGATGAGCGGGAAAGCGTTTGGATGATGGCAAACGCCTATTATAAATTGATTTCGGATTTTAAACGCCGGAATGCAAAGGAACAGAATCAGTCCCAGCAAAAGAAGAAAGAACAAAGAACGGGTTCCATTAAATAG
- a CDS encoding DEAD/DEAH box helicase, with product MTKFIDLGVSPAINMILKQIGISNPTPIQEKSIPDILAGRDVIAKAQTGTGKTLAFLLPILEKVDPAASHIQSLIVTPTRELALQITAELKKFANEIEGLQVLAVYGGQDVEQQMKKLTRNISVVVATPGRLLDHLRRGTIDLSQTQTLVLDEADQMLHIGFLPEVEEIMGQLPEERQTLLFSATMPEQVHQLAKRYMNKPLTAAVKAEQVTVEQIRQLVIETTDRAKQSSLINIIKEEQPYLAIIFCRTKRRVSVLNDALKAAGFNSEELHGDLSQAKRERVMKNFRDAKLQYLVATDVAARGLDVEGVTHVFNYDVPEDAESYIHRIGRTGRAGENGLAVTFIATKDLQLLSDIEKGISMKIERKTIEGVKMFQPDEVGQKKKRYDDNAEVGTRRPHSGGGRRHRERIDTRGPNRGSHRSVNQADNREIEREKPRGARMENSRGPKREDSRGGRMENSRGPKREDSRGGRMENSRGPKREDSRGGRMENSRGPKREDSRGGRMENSRGPKREDSRGGRSEDSRGLKRDNPRGDQRDSRRANSAQGPSNLRGGSGSSPNRGRNR from the coding sequence ATGACAAAATTCATCGACCTTGGCGTCAGCCCGGCGATTAACATGATATTAAAGCAAATAGGAATATCCAACCCCACCCCCATACAGGAGAAATCGATACCGGATATCCTTGCTGGAAGAGATGTCATCGCGAAGGCGCAGACGGGAACGGGGAAGACCTTGGCGTTTTTGCTGCCAATCCTGGAAAAAGTCGATCCTGCTGCATCCCACATACAATCTCTGATCGTCACGCCAACCAGAGAATTGGCTTTGCAAATCACAGCCGAATTGAAAAAATTCGCCAATGAAATCGAAGGACTTCAGGTGCTTGCAGTTTATGGCGGACAGGATGTCGAGCAGCAAATGAAAAAGCTGACAAGAAATATTTCTGTGGTGGTTGCCACACCAGGCAGGTTATTAGATCATTTAAGAAGGGGCACCATTGACCTTTCCCAAACTCAAACACTTGTGCTGGATGAAGCTGATCAAATGCTCCATATTGGATTTTTACCAGAAGTGGAAGAAATCATGGGTCAGCTTCCAGAGGAGCGCCAAACGTTGCTCTTTTCAGCGACGATGCCAGAACAAGTGCATCAATTGGCTAAGCGCTACATGAATAAACCATTAACCGCCGCTGTGAAGGCTGAGCAAGTAACGGTCGAGCAAATCAGACAGCTTGTCATCGAAACGACCGATCGTGCCAAACAGTCTTCATTAATTAACATAATTAAAGAAGAACAGCCATACCTGGCGATCATATTTTGCCGTACAAAACGTCGCGTTTCAGTTTTGAATGATGCCCTCAAGGCAGCCGGATTCAATTCTGAAGAACTCCATGGGGACCTTTCACAGGCAAAGCGGGAACGCGTCATGAAAAACTTCAGGGATGCCAAGCTTCAATATTTAGTGGCAACGGACGTTGCTGCACGAGGACTTGATGTAGAAGGTGTGACACATGTATTCAATTATGATGTTCCCGAGGACGCTGAAAGTTACATCCATCGAATTGGCCGTACAGGACGAGCGGGTGAGAATGGCTTGGCTGTAACCTTCATTGCCACGAAGGATCTTCAGCTTTTAAGCGATATAGAAAAAGGGATCTCCATGAAAATCGAAAGAAAGACGATTGAAGGAGTGAAAATGTTCCAACCTGATGAGGTGGGACAAAAAAAGAAACGTTATGATGATAATGCTGAAGTGGGTACCCGCCGACCGCATTCAGGAGGGGGAAGGCGCCATCGGGAACGGATAGATACGAGAGGACCGAATCGAGGCAGTCACCGTTCTGTAAATCAAGCGGACAATCGTGAAATCGAGAGGGAGAAACCACGGGGAGCCCGGATGGAAAACAGCCGCGGACCTAAACGTGAGGATTCACGGGGAGGCCGGATGGAAAACAGCCGCGGACCTAAACGTGAGGATTCACGGGGAGGCCGGATGGAAAACAGCCGCGGACCTAAACGTGAGGATTCGCGGGGAGGCCGGATGGAAAACAGCCGCGGACCCAAACGTGAGGATTCGCGGGGAGGCCGGATGGAAAACAGCCGCGGACCCAAACGTGAAGATTCACGGGGAGGCCGATCGGAAGACAGCCGTGGACTAAAGCGTGACAATCCACGAGGAGATCAAAGAGACAGCCGTAGAGCAAACAGTGCACAAGGGCCAAGTAATCTTAGGGGTGGGTCAGGCAGCAGCCCCAATAGAGGGAGAAACCGGTAA
- a CDS encoding NCS2 family permease: MFKLKERNSNIKTEVLAGLTTFLTLAYIIVVNPMILSDAGVPFDQAFTATIIAIIVGTLCMALLANYPIIIAPAMGLNAYFAYSVLGTHDISYTVAFSAVFVTGIIFILLSLTSFRSKLIEAIPNNLKHAISAGIGLFITFIGLRLSGVVTQHESNLVTLGSFRDPSVALTLVGLVITIVLIVRNVQGAIFIGMIVTAIIAFFTGQLEVDGLVSTPTLPEGIIVANPITSIADVINYGLYGVVFSILLVMLFDTTGALLGIVRQAGLLKNNKLEKSGSAFFADSIGTTVGAMFGTSPTAASVESSAGVGAGGKTGLTALVVAILFLITAFFSPLIGAVSNVAAITAPSLIIVGSMMIKSINEIDWTHFDESFPAFLVIVAMPLTSSIANGIALGFIAYPILKMARGKFREVHPFVYVFAILFLYQLIFLA, from the coding sequence ATGTTTAAATTAAAAGAACGGAATTCAAATATTAAGACCGAAGTACTTGCGGGGCTTACAACCTTTTTAACACTGGCTTATATCATCGTTGTAAACCCAATGATCCTTTCTGATGCCGGAGTTCCTTTCGACCAGGCATTCACAGCAACCATAATCGCAATAATAGTCGGTACCCTATGCATGGCCCTTTTAGCCAATTACCCAATTATCATAGCACCGGCCATGGGATTGAATGCTTATTTTGCATACTCGGTACTGGGAACCCATGATATCTCATACACAGTTGCCTTTTCGGCAGTCTTTGTTACCGGTATCATCTTTATCCTTTTATCACTTACCTCTTTCCGCTCAAAATTGATTGAGGCCATCCCCAATAACTTAAAGCATGCAATCAGTGCCGGAATCGGACTTTTCATCACCTTTATCGGACTTCGCTTGTCAGGTGTCGTAACACAGCATGAATCCAACCTAGTCACCCTTGGAAGCTTCAGGGACCCTAGTGTGGCACTTACATTGGTTGGTCTGGTCATTACGATCGTGCTGATCGTACGTAATGTACAGGGTGCGATATTCATCGGGATGATCGTGACTGCCATAATCGCTTTTTTTACAGGCCAATTGGAAGTGGATGGTCTTGTTTCCACTCCTACATTACCTGAAGGGATAATAGTCGCCAATCCAATCACATCTATCGCGGATGTCATTAACTACGGGCTTTATGGCGTCGTCTTCTCCATTTTACTTGTGATGTTATTCGATACGACAGGTGCTTTATTAGGCATTGTTCGTCAAGCCGGATTGTTGAAGAATAATAAGCTTGAAAAATCCGGCAGTGCTTTTTTTGCAGACTCCATCGGCACTACCGTTGGTGCCATGTTCGGTACAAGCCCGACCGCAGCCTCAGTTGAATCTTCAGCTGGGGTAGGAGCAGGCGGCAAGACAGGCTTAACCGCGTTAGTTGTGGCCATCCTGTTCTTAATAACTGCCTTCTTCAGTCCACTGATAGGGGCTGTTTCAAATGTAGCGGCAATCACGGCACCAAGCTTGATCATCGTGGGTAGTATGATGATCAAAAGCATTAATGAAATTGACTGGACACACTTTGATGAGTCATTCCCAGCCTTTTTGGTCATTGTCGCCATGCCGTTAACGTCAAGCATCGCAAACGGGATAGCACTTGGATTCATCGCCTATCCCATTTTAAAAATGGCTAGAGGCAAGTTCCGTGAAGTGCATCCGTTCGTGTACGTGTTTGCTATTCTATTCCTCTATCAACTGATTTTCCTAGCTTGA